CGCGGCAGCGTAGTGCGCGTATGTGCGGTAATTGAGCCGCGGTGCGGGCCGGTACCACGGGCTGAGCCAATCGATCCTTTCGCGCAACGCCGCACCAACGGTCACTCCGCCGTCCACGGTGTCGATTCCGTCGAAACCGGCGATCGCCGCGACCCGCTGAACCTCCTTGCGCTGCGCGGGTAGGCGGTGGCCCAAGACGGTGAGTTCCGAACCCTTGTTGGGCTTCATACGGCCTGCGATGGTGAGCAGCAAGGAACTGCGTCCGCTTCCCTGCGGGCCGATAATGACGGAGAGTTCCCCTTCGGGTATTTCCAGGTCCAGGGGCCCGTACACGGGTCCGCGAGGACCGCTGAGCGTGACCGCTGTTGCGTGAACGGCTAGGCGCGCGTCGCTTGGCGACGAATCTTTATCAGGCATCTCTTCCTCATCAATACTGACCGGTCAGTACAATTCTACGCTCGGATGCAGTCGACATGCCCGCGCAGTGGTGTGAGATACCAGACAAAGCGGACCGCTAGCTCGCTCGGTCGGTGAGCGGCGCCCCAAGTCACACAGGCACGGCGCCGACGCCCCAAGTCACACGGGCACGGCGCCGACGCCCCAAGTCACACAGGCACGGCGGCGACGCCCCAAGTCACACAGGCAGGGCGGCGACCCTGGTCACGCGGCCGCCCGCCCGGGGCGGCGGCCGCCGCCCCGGTGGGTCGCGCCTAGTTCTGATCGCGCAACGCGCGGCGATGATTCTCCAGTGCGAAGAGCGACTCCATTGCCGCATCGAATTCCGCGGACCCCGGCCCAGAAAGCCGCCCCAGGCGGCCGCGTTGCTCGGCGATGCGCCGCGTCAGAACGACGTCAACCAGCTTCACGACCAACCCGTGCACGTAATCGGGAAGGCCGTCTTCGCGATCTTGCGGAAGTGGCGCCGCAGCCATCTGCGAAATGAGCGGGCGTATGGCCTCGGGGGCCTCGTCGGTCACCATCTCGAGCCAGTGTGCGACGTCCCCGCCGGCGCTTGACACTCCCCCGACGGACAGGATTGCCGCGTGCACGGCGCGCGCGGAGGGGACGGTAAAGGTGTCGAGGTCGATGGCGTCGTAGGTTTCCGCCGGGGCCAGATCCGGGTGTTGCAACACCGCGGCCAAGACATCGTATTCGAGCCTCGCTATCGGATCGCTCGCCGCGCGGCGGTGAGGTTGCTGCGCTGCCACCGAGCCGGCTTTGTGCCGCCTGCCTGCGCTGCGCCGCCGCTGCCCCACGATTTC
This is a stretch of genomic DNA from Rarobacter incanus. It encodes these proteins:
- a CDS encoding ATP-binding cassette domain-containing protein; this encodes MPDKDSSPSDARLAVHATAVTLSGPRGPVYGPLDLEIPEGELSVIIGPQGSGRSSLLLTIAGRMKPNKGSELTVLGHRLPAQRKEVQRVAAIAGFDGIDTVDGGVTVGAALRERIDWLSPWYRPAPRLNYRTYAHYAAAVFGDRKPPKLETYIWDLDELDQMLLRIVIALVQRPRLLVVDDLDQVHDFERRCYIWNRLQAMAAQGLTIVAAVASAGEIDRVDWRGSRPLSIVIPRRGKAGSDEFVGSATGSEGE